A stretch of the Malus domestica chromosome 08, GDT2T_hap1 genome encodes the following:
- the LOC103440888 gene encoding 17.1 kDa class II heat shock protein-like: MEVMSLRNIGFDPNNLLETLHDLLDTSDEQNHQSHHAPSRQYVREAKAMAATPADVKETQNAYVFVVDVPGLRPDMIDVKIEDDNVLVVGGERRREKEKDQGVKYLRMERRLGKYLKKFVLPDNADIEKISAECQDGVLTITVAKRPLPEPKKPKAIQVQISSSQGDRQGGVHVESGGQGWQGGAHGKYGGQGSEQGGGQGGGQESQGGRLGGGQEWQAGRQGGGQGGQGDQGNAGAARRVLP, encoded by the coding sequence ATGGAGGTGATGAGCCTGAGGAATATTGGGTTCGATCCCAACAACCTTCTCGAGACCCTGCACGACTTGCTCGACACCTCCGATGAGCAGAATCATCAGAGCCACCACGCCCCTTCTCGGCAGTACGTCCGCGAGGCCAAGGCCATGGCTGCCACGCCCGCGGACGTGAAGGAGACTCAAAATGCCTATGTATTCGTGGTGGACGTGCCTGGGCTGAGGCCGGATATGATTGATGTGAAGATTGAAGACGACAACGTGCTGGTGGTGGGTGgggagaggaggagagagaaggaaaaggatCAGGGGGTCAAGTATTTGAGGATGGAGAGGAGGCTCGGGAAGTATTTGAAGAAGTTTGTGCTGCCGGACAATGCAGATATTGAGAAAATTTCGGCCGAGTGTCAGGACGGGGTGCTGACCATCACTGTGGCGAAGAGGCCGCTGCCAGAGCCTAAGAAACCCAAGGCTATTCAAGTCCAAATAAGCAGCAGTCAAGGTGACCGCCAAGGAGGCGTACATGTCGAAAGCGGTGGTCAAGGATGGCAAGGTGGTGCCCACGGGAAATATGGTGGGCAAGGCAGCGAACAAGGTGGGGGGCAAGGTGGTGGTCAAGAATCACAAGGCGGACGCCTAGGTGGTGGTCAAGAATGGCAAGCCGGCCGCCAAGGTGGAGGCCAAGGTGGCCAAGGAGATCAAGGGAATGCTGGGGCAGCGCGGCGCGTCCTCCCATGA